The window CAATCAATAGCTCCGACTTGCAAAGGAGAATAAATTTGCAgcggtaattatttcattcctctctaccaaaattccaattctttgctttgaatttcaagctcgattttcttttttctctaagaaatttttggtttgatggaTTCTAGGCAGAAGTTACTTCTTTTTCgtacataaagtgcaaaaaaataaaataaaataaaaataatagaagaagaagaagaagaaagaatgaaagaagtaaaagatgaaaattttaaacatagtacctatattgctctaaattgcttttacatgggacaatctttatcgtggactaataatattgttatataatgaatgataattgtttaggataattgcatttgttggcaaatatattttttgttggcAGATACTATATAATGATGATATATTATGCAgtacattatgtaaatacataatttagagtaatattgaagacttgtggttgaccatagtagacaaatggttgatatgtgtgtgtgtgtacgtacgttactctctatatatatgagcaagatgagtggtagagatcatgaaaatttgacaactaattaattttgattgtatctattgtcaaaattttagattaattagtatgaaaaccaaattcattcttggttttttatttataatgattattacattagttagtttacataatatacatgttttaaattatacaagaaatattttaaaaaaactgcataccaaacaccagaaaacattctcaagcgcattttcaaggtcgttaccaaacactgaaaaacaagacagttttctagaaaatattctttgaaaaatgaaccattttccagaaaacgttaatgctgaaacaaacaaagcggTAAAATCAAGCCAAAAACAAGTATAATGTTTTATGGCCAAAGAAAGCGTAAAGCATTTTACATCTTCAGCTCCTTACATGTTCAGCTTTCTCATGTACTAAGTACAAGCCACTCCCCCACCCCAACTTCTCATCAACCACGCCCACCATGGCTGAAGCCCTTGCATCGCCGGCTACAGCCTCTCATCACCGCCATCGCGATGGTGGCTTCCTTCACCTTCATCTGTTATGAtcggtctctctctctcgttttctCTCTTTCGGTAAAGCCTCCATGGCCGGTCGGCCTCCATGGCAGTGGGTTCCTCTCAAGTTCTGATCCGACTTTTAGtgtagtgggtttttttttttttttttttaatttggaatttggGTGGTTGTTAGGGTGGATTTGGTTGGATTTGTGCTGATTTGGTGGTTTAATGCTCGGATTTGTGGGTTGATAGTGGCTAGTCTGTGCTTGTatttggtggtggttgttggtggCTGATCAGTGTTTTGTACTGTAAAATTTTTTACGTACCTaccctctctttcttttctctctggCAACTCAGTTCTATTGTCTTTCCCCTCATTGCATTGAGTCGCAGCATTTGAATTTCCACATCCCCTAAAACTCAATATGGGCCGCGAGTCTAACAAGCGAAGAAGAGGCTGGAAGCCAGAAATCCCCTGTCTTCTCTGTTAGCAACGTTCAGCTCATCAACCCACCCAACGCCACCGCTGACAGTGACCCCTGTCCTCGCGGCCGTCCAAAGAAAAGGCCCAGTCCGGAGAAGCCTCCTCCACCGCTGAAGAGGAGGGCTCCACCGAGTGCTGTGGAGAACGGTGGAGAGCTCATGGACGGGGTGGGAGCAGCGGTGGTGCCGGCAATGGACGCGGTGGAGAAGCTATTCGGCGAGCACACGGAACTGGAACTGAGAAATTCAGCCCTTGGAGGAGGATGGAACAACCACCAATACGATCAAGAACGGCATTCAGCACTTGTTGGACTTGAAGATACTGAAAAGGAGCTGGTAGCCCGATTGTTGGACGACAATGAAAAAAGCCTCCGTGTGATTTCATTGGTGAGCGAAGAACCACTTGGCAAGACAGCTCTGGCAAGGAAAGTTTATAACAGACTAGACATTCGTCAGCATTTCGAATGCCGTGCGTGGGTTCGTGTTCCCAAGGATCTCGCATATAAGGATGTAACATATCGGGGTCTGTTGCTTATCATACTCGAACAGATTCCACGTCCTCAATTTACGTATTTGGAGTTAAAGAGCGAGGAGGAACTGTCTGCTATGATATACCAGAGTCTAATGAAAGTCAGGTTTCTTATAGTCTTAGATGATGTCTGGACGGATGGTGTGCGGTTCATGCTTGCATATCCCTTCGCGAACGTCCTGAATGGAAGTAGGATCATCCTCACTACCCGTGACTGTAATGTAGCGTGGCATGATGATTTATGGAATTCTCATTTGAATCTAGTGCGTTTATCTGATGAGGGGAGTTGGGCATTGTTCTTGAAGAAAGTAGGTAGACCACAAAATAGCTCAGACATAAACAACTTCAGAGAAGACATTTTGAGAATATGTCACGGTTTGTCTCCAGCAATCATGCTACTGGGAGGAGTGTTGTCAACCATGGAATCAAGTGAGTGGTCAAGAGTGATTGATCTGGTAGTGGCGGCACACTTTGGTAAAGGTCAATTACCTCTATCAAATTTTGTAGTTTTGAGCTATCAAATGCTACCATATGTCGTAAAGCCATGTTTCCTTTATTTGGCTGTATTTCCTAAAGCATATGAGATCTCCATACGGAGGTTGTTGCTGCTGTGGCTTGCACACGGATTTGTTCAAACATCACCTGAGGCGAGCGTCCCTGAAGATGTGGCCAAGAAATATTTGGAAGAACTAGTGTGTAGAAACATGATTGAAATAGTAAGATGGAAGCCAGATGGAACCCCAAAAACATGTCATATGCCTTGTTATCTCTATGATGTGTTCTTGCCAAAAGCTAAAGATATAGGATTTCTTGATCTCCACCATGGCGAGTCAGAATGTACATCTGCAGACTCGCTTGAATTTCGACCACCCTTTGTTTCTTTCAACACCAGAAAACGTGATAGAAACAACTGGAGAAGAACGTTTAAGGAAATAATCAATAGGGGAGGGTTTTTGATGCTGAAGGTGCTCGATTTGGAGGGTATCTTCAAACCTGTGTTATCTAAGAAACTTGGTATCATGGTTAATTTAAGGTATTTGAACTTGCGGTGGACTAAACTAAACTTAATTCCCGCATTAATTGGGGATCTACCACGCCTGGAGATTTTAGATTTGAAGTACACTAATATAACCATTTTGCCATGTTCCATTTGGAAGGCAAATAACCTTCGATATCTTTACATGAACAATGTAACCATTCAGAAGCCATCAAATCAGCCTCCAACCAACCTTGAGGTGTTAACGGGGCTCAGAATTGGATCTAAAGACCCCGGGATATATGGCTTGGATAGGTGCACTAGCCTTAGAAAATTGGTACTGAGATGCCATTCAGAATCAGCGCTGAAAACAGCCGAGTGCATTTCAAGACTTGGCAACCTTCATACCTTAAAACTGAGATCAATGGATCCATTCGGTCAACCTTCAAACCTCGTGTTGAGTCCTTTGGAAGATCATCCGTCTCTCTCAAAAATATCTTTGCTTGGAGTGATAAAAGATCATCGGATAGGTAACCTTCCTCGCAACCTCAATATCCTTACATTGTGGTACTCTGAACTCACAGAAGATCCAATGCGGGTGCTAGGGAAGTTGCCTCAGCTGAGAGTGCTCAATCTTTTCGCTAGCTCCTATCTAGGGCAGGAAATGACTTGTCATGCTGATCAGAACTTTCCTGAACTCCGTGTCCTGAAATTGTGGTACCTAGAGAAACTAGAGCTGTTGACAGTTGAGAATGGTGCCATGCCACAGCTTCGAGAATTAGAAATCAGAAGTTGTGAAAAACTTAGAAGTTCAGAGGGATTAGATCAGCTCCCAGCCTTGAAGGAATTGATTTTAACATACATGCCGCAGGATTTTGTggaagatgcaagaaaaagGTTGGGCAACAACTATATGCATGTGATCCATGTAAGATTTATTCTGTATCTGCCGTGgttcaattttttctcttttcattttgatttaaaatatgCGTGTGATTCATGTTTCCTAAAGAGCCATTGCTGGTCTTACACTACATAACAAAAATGCTAGCTAAGAGTTGATTCAACTGTTTTACCAATGCACATCAGGTATGCTGAATTTGTAGTCCATCAAACCTCTAGAGTTATAACATCGTTTTTAACTCTCCAAAGTAAATTTccaatctatatattttaaaagataaagaGAATATATTAGATAGATATATATGCCTAATCTGAATGAAATATAGTATGCATCATTTGAGTGGACCATGAGTTGG of the Quercus robur chromosome 10, dhQueRobu3.1, whole genome shotgun sequence genome contains:
- the LOC126703235 gene encoding probable disease resistance protein RF9 isoform X1, whose amino-acid sequence is MDGVGAAVVPAMDAVEKLFGEHTELELRNSALGGGWNNHQYDQERHSALVGLEDTEKELVARLLDDNEKSLRVISLVSEEPLGKTALARKVYNRLDIRQHFECRAWVRVPKDLAYKDVTYRGLLLIILEQIPRPQFTYLELKSEEELSAMIYQSLMKVRFLIVLDDVWTDGVRFMLAYPFANVLNGSRIILTTRDCNVAWHDDLWNSHLNLVRLSDEGSWALFLKKVGRPQNSSDINNFREDILRICHGLSPAIMLLGGVLSTMESSEWSRVIDLVVAAHFGKGQLPLSNFVVLSYQMLPYVVKPCFLYLAVFPKAYEISIRRLLLLWLAHGFVQTSPEASVPEDVAKKYLEELVCRNMIEIVRWKPDGTPKTCHMPCYLYDVFLPKAKDIGFLDLHHGESECTSADSLEFRPPFVSFNTRKRDRNNWRRTFKEIINRGGFLMLKVLDLEGIFKPVLSKKLGIMVNLRYLNLRWTKLNLIPALIGDLPRLEILDLKYTNITILPCSIWKANNLRYLYMNNVTIQKPSNQPPTNLEVLTGLRIGSKDPGIYGLDRCTSLRKLVLRCHSESALKTAECISRLGNLHTLKLRSMDPFGQPSNLVLSPLEDHPSLSKISLLGVIKDHRIGNLPRNLNILTLWYSELTEDPMRVLGKLPQLRVLNLFASSYLGQEMTCHADQNFPELRVLKLWYLEKLELLTVENGAMPQLRELEIRSCEKLRSSEGLDQLPALKELILTYMPQDFVEDARKRLGNNYMHVIHGNIAHEVWDRLQSLEGKTVKS
- the LOC126703235 gene encoding probable disease resistance protein RF9 isoform X2, with the protein product MDGVGAAVVPAMDAVEKLFGEHTELELRNSALGGGWNNHQYDQERHSALVGLEDTEKELVARLLDDNEKSLRVISLVSEEPLGKTALARKVYNRLDIRQHFECRAWVRVPKDLAYKDVTYRGLLLIILEQIPRPQFTYLELKSEEELSAMIYQSLMKVRFLIVLDDVWTDGVRFMLAYPFANVLNGSRIILTTRDCNVAWHDDLWNSHLNLVRLSDEGSWALFLKKVGRPQNSSDINNFREDILRICHGLSPAIMLLGGVLSTMESSEWSRVIDLVVAAHFGKGQLPLSNFVVLSYQMLPYVVKPCFLYLAVFPKAYEISIRRLLLLWLAHGFVQTSPEASVPEDVAKKYLEELVCRNMIEIVRWKPDGTPKTCHMPCYLYDVFLPKAKDIGFLDLHHGESECTSADSLEFRPPFVSFNTRKRDRNNWRRTFKEIINRGGFLMLKVLDLEGIFKPVLSKKLGIMVNLRYLNLRWTKLNLIPALIGDLPRLEILDLKYTNITILPCSIWKANNLRYLYMNNVTIQKPSNQPPTNLEVLTGLRIGSKDPGIYGLDRCTSLRKLVLRCHSESALKTAECISRLGNLHTLKLRSMDPFGQPSNLVLSPLEDHPSLSKISLLGVIKDHRIGKLPQLRVLNLFASSYLGQEMTCHADQNFPELRVLKLWYLEKLELLTVENGAMPQLRELEIRSCEKLRSSEGLDQLPALKELILTYMPQDFVEDARKRLGNNYMHVIHGNIAHEVWDRLQSLEGKTVKS